In the genome of Cervus elaphus chromosome 5, mCerEla1.1, whole genome shotgun sequence, the window CGGTGCAGGAGCCCCAGGCCAGGGCCAGGGACCAGCCGAAGCTGATGCGGACGTCCTGCACGTGCTGGGGGCCGTACTGGCGGGCCGTCTCTGCGAAGGCCAGCTGTGAGTAGCTGATGTAGATGACGACCCCCGCCAGGGTCAGGGCGCCTGGGGAGGAGGTGCAGAGTGGCTGCTCAGTGCCTCTGCCTGCTGAGGGCGCCTGCCCCACCTGGGACCCCGGCACGGTGGTCCTGTAGACATGGCCTCTGCCTACTGGCCTTTGGGAGGATGGAGGCTCCAACTCAGTCCTCAAACCTCAGGGCCTCACCCTACAAAAACCCCTTGCAAACAGCACTACCTACACCCCCAACTCACATAAATGCCCCTGCATACACAGCCCCCTCCCATCGCCCCTGGagttacacacacatgcacacacacacacagccagtgACCTCTACTGGCAGCCGGGAAGGGTGGGAGGAGCTCTAGAGCTCTGATCCTGAGCCAGGCCCCTGGCCTGTACCTCCGGCTCCCTCTTCCTCGCAGTTCCACCTCCCCACTTCACTGGCCCACAGTCTCCCCTGCTGACCCCAGCTCAGTGTCCCTCTTCCAGAggccctgtcccctccccaggTCTGAGTTTCAGGCCCTCCTTTCGGATCCCATGACCCCGGTCCGTCCCCAGATGAGGacaccctcctccctccagccctgcatCTCTGCAGGAAGAAGACTGGCTTTGAACCTAGTGCGCGGTGACCCTGGAGGGTCAGGGGCAAGCAAAGAGCTGGGCACCGGGACATCTGCCTGTCCACCAGGCTCAGGGGGACCAGCTCAGACAGCCACCCTCCATCCCACCACTGCAGGCTGATGTCAGGGCCTGCCCTTGGTGCCAGCTGCGGGGAATGCAGGTGGGGTCCTGAGACCCCCTAAGGCACTTCCTGGGTGCATGGCGCTCCCTCCGGACACTGCCCAGTTAAGGCACGAGGCAGACCTTCAGGGCTAGGTCTGCATCTCACTGGGACCCAGAGAAGGGGCAGACCCTGGGCACCCCCACACTGCCTGCCTCTTACTCAGGTCCTCTGGGATTCCTCACTTGACCAAAGACGGGAAGGACCCACTGGCCTCCACCAGCCTAGGGCTGGGTGGAGCCACCACAGAAGTTATGGATTTAATTTTGGGAAGCTGTGAAGCCAAATCAACTGCAGGGCTCTGGGACTGCGGTCAGTGcccagtgggggagggggtgctgaACACATCTCTCAGGCTTCTTCGGGGAACTCTGTGCAGCTGAGGCCTCAGAAACAGAGGTGTCTGTCTCAGCCTACAGTGGTCAGAGCTTCCAGCCAAATCCCCCctgtcccacccccaccacccccaaccaGGCTGCCCTACCAGCTGAGCACATCTCTTCAAGCCACCAGCTACTTCCGTCCAGCCTGGCTCTGGGCAGGACCCACCACTCTGCCAGAGTAAGCTCCCAAGCTGGACCCCGACCTAGAACACCTGACTCTTCCTGGGGACTGGCAGGAGCCAGACCTCTTCTGAACCTCAGACCTCCTGAGATGACTCAGGCCTCTCCCTGGCTGGCTCTGGAGCCTCGAGCTGGGTGATGGCCACGTGGAACTCATCACCCCAGGCTCCATATGCCCCTAGGCCCCTAGCTCAGGGCCCAGCCAGCGGCGACCTAGAACCCTCCGTGTCCCTCCCTCTTCTGCAGTGACAATGGGGGGGATTGGGGAGATCTGGCCTCATGAAGGTCCCCTTGGTGTGACAGTCCTGACTCCGGGCCCCCAGAGCTGGGTCTCTGGCCCCACTCCAGCCCCCTGGGCAGGCTCCTGACAGTGACGTCAGGGGATCTGTTTCAACCAGGAGCCTGCCATGCAAAGAAAGCAGAGGTGCGGCCAGCCCGGGCCTGGCACAGGGGATCAGATGGGGTGTTCCGGAACCCGGCCCGCTGCCTgccctccctggagaagggggaatGACCCTAGCACTGCCTCCAGGCTCTCCCTCTGCCCACTGGCCAGGTACCTTGGTTCCAAGCACAATGCCAAGATTTCCTGTCACCGTCAGGTTTCCTGGTTACAATCCCACCCAATTACTCCTCTCAGTGGCGTCCCAAGGTCCTCTTAATTGGATTTTGGACACACATGGTCTCTGGGGTCAGGCTAGGGCTGATGTTTTGATTCCTCCTGTTCTCATTCTCTGAACCACACACCTAGGCTGCTGGGCCCCCTGGCAGTTGGCACCAACTCCCTCCTGACCAAGGCCTCCCAAAGGGCCCAGCAGCCCCTGGAGAGGAAGCAGGCCTGCCCAGGAGGGAGCCCGGGACACTGTGGTCTGGTCCCCCTGCCGCAGCCCTGGCAGGGGAGCCAGCCCAGGATGCCAGATGTGGCTCAGGCCTCGGCCCTGGGCGGGAGGGGCCACTGAGGACTGACCTGAGGAGCCTCCAGCCCACGGTCAATGACGGCCAGCCTTGGGCAGCTGGGGACACCAGGTGGCTGGCTGGGACAGACAGCCCCGAAAGGCAGCGATGGGGATTCCAGGACCAGCTTCCTGCTGAGCTTAGGGAATCCTCCAACATCTCAGCAGGAAGTTGTGACCCAGGGCCTGCGTCCGTCGCTGCATCCCTGAGGGAGGGCTTGGCCCAGTGCCTGCAGGCTAGATGAATGTCAGTGTACGCACTGTTACTAGTCAAAGTCCGGATGTGGCACGGTTGGGGTCACTGCCAAGGAATCCAAGGCCCCGTGTCACCCTGTCTAATGCTCAGCCCTGCCTGGGTGATGCCACACCCCCACCCACGTTGCCCCTCACTGGGACGGTCTTGGAAGAAAAGGGGAATGGGTGAGGGCTGGTCCCACCCCCCTCATGCAGGTCCAGCAGGGCAGGTTCTGGACTCACCTCGGAGACCCTCGTGCCTCCTGCCCCTGGCAGCTCAACTCAGGCTCCTGACCCCTGTTCCTGGCTCTAGCCCCACATTCAGAATCCGCGCCCCTCCAAAGGCCCCAGGGCCACCCAGGGCACCTCACCTGCTGCAGCTCAATCCCCAGGGTGGGCCTAGGCTCAGAGCAGCCAGGGGTTGGGTCAGTGAGACAGGCAGCACCCCACTCCCAGGACCTGTGGCCCCCACAGCCCCCGGACTCACCCCCCAGCAAGAAGTAGCAGCCGGTGAAGAGCAGCAGAGAGATGCTCTGGGCCAGGGAGCTGAGGAGGCCACAGATCCAGCCGCACACAATGAGGACGAGGCTCAGGGGCAGGACCACCAAGACGGCTCGGTGCAACGCTGCCAGGAGAGGGGGTTCAGGGATCAGGGAGGGACCCAGACCGGGCCCCCGAGGGAGGGTCAGCAGAGCACGTCAGAGCTCTGTGTGCCTGGATGTCCTCCTTTGTAGGACACATGGGACTGTCCTGGCCCCGGCCAGAGGAGGAGCTGGACCATCTGATTCCCCGTGATGTCTCCGTGGTAACCACCGACCCTCCCAGGGGCCGCCCCTGGTCCTGGCACAGGGGCAGCAGACACGTGCCCCTCAACTCACCAGGTGAGAGATGCCCACTGAGTAGATTCATTTGGGAACATAAAAGAGAATCCAGAAGGGGCACAGGGAGGGCAAGACAGGCTGGGGTCCAGTGTCCATGGTTATAAGCTAACAGCAGAGCCTGGGGGCCGAGGCCAGTCAGAAGTTCTCAAGCAACTATGGAAATGTCCTCTGGGCAACACAGGGTCTAGCTGGAAGCAATTCTGTGGGTCTAGGAGGAGGGATTCTGAGCCTTGCCTGGAGGTCAAAGAAGGAGGGTGCTCCCACCCCAGCACTCACAGATGAGGCGCTGCACCGAAGTGGAGGCGTCCAGGCTCTCACTGGCAAAGGGGTCGATCAGGGGAATGCAGCTGTTGTGCCCTAAAAAGTAGAAAGAACgcacagcctggtgggctggacaTTGCTGGGTATACCCCACCCCCGTGCTTCTCAGAGATGGGTGGCCTGCCGGCTCTCACCACCCTCCACCGGGGCCAAGGGCCCTGACGGTTTCTCCCCTGGATTGCTGGGTATACCCCACCCCTGTGCTTCTCAGAGATGGGTGGCCTGCCGGCTCTCACCACCCTCCACCGGGGCCAAGGGCCCTGTCAGTTTCTCCCCTGGAACTCAGAATTGGGGCTAAAATGGGTTTGGAGGGCTCAAgacctttcattttgtttatatgaTGTG includes:
- the TMEM235 gene encoding transmembrane protein 235 isoform X2, whose translation is MARLGALLLAAALGALLSFALLAAAVASDYWYLLEVADAGNHSGHGQLSSHSGLWRICEGHNSCIPLIDPFASESLDASTSVQRLISLHRAVLVVLPLSLVLIVCGWICGLLSSLAQSISLLLFTGCYFLLGGALTLAGVVIYISYSQLAFAETARQYGPQHVQDVRISFGWSLALAWGSCTAESLSGALLLAAARALSLGGQPGAPHSVVI
- the TMEM235 gene encoding transmembrane protein 235 isoform X3 — protein: MARLGALLLAAALGALLSFALLAAAVASDYWYLLEVADAGNHSGHGQLSSHSGLWRICEGHNSCIPLIDPFASESLDASTSVQRLISLHRAVLVVLPLSLVLIVCGWICGLLSSLAQSISLLLFTGCYFLLGACRHWAKPSLRDAATDAGPGSQLPAEMLEDSLSSAGSWSWNPHRCLSGLSVPASHLVSPAAQGWPSLTVGWRLLSGHVWM
- the TMEM235 gene encoding transmembrane protein 235 isoform X1 is translated as MARLGALLLAAALGALLSFALLAAAVASDYWYLLEVADAGNHSGHGQLSSHSGLWRICEGHNSCIPLIDPFASESLDASTSVQRLISLHRAVLVVLPLSLVLIVCGWICGLLSSLAQSISLLLFTGCYFLLGACRHWAKPSLRDAATDAGPGSQLPAEMLEDSLSSAGSWSWNPHRCLSGLSVPASHLVSPAAQGWPSLTVGWRLLRRPDPGGGRHLHQLLTAGLRRDGPPVRPPARAGRPHQLRLVPGPGLGLLHRGVTQRRPPACSGPSPQPGRAAGRPALCGHLSPRQACGMEADPGPMCL